A portion of the Thunnus albacares chromosome 5, fThuAlb1.1, whole genome shotgun sequence genome contains these proteins:
- the LOC122982039 gene encoding teashirt homolog 2 isoform X1: protein MPRRKQQAPKRAAVYMPDEDAPLHDPIAEEDGENDTQTEEESSEKTSPKVSDDRELDNKSTNSYSNQNSPISVLSNQEAELESRLSDSSDRLSDFKTSSPPESQRDEESRSSKHKEETGSSLEKMRAAYANFLSDSYWTGIGMDLKIGKNTSKANCDSTNGSTKSEFDWHQDALSKTLQQTLSPKPASKPNLFSSVHLYRQSTKPCGSVFTGASRFRCKDCSAAYDTLVELTVHMNKSGHYQDNNHSKQSNSSASSSKSRKRNLQDMEGKEDAQKVLKCMFCGHSFDSLQDLSVHMIKTKHYQKVPLKEPIPVITPKLLPPAKKRAFETARPCSPDSTTGVSGYTEAQRAATISNANNNRYGYQNGASYTWQFETCKSQILKCMECGSSHDTLQQLTTHMMVTGHFIKVTNSASKKGKQLALDPLAIEKMQGLAEPAAGETEGEKVSPKNSPPGSSEKDSQGEGTSDKVEETEAKDDKLESEDQKAGNGAFKYPYLREEDLEQDSGGGGDILKSLANTVASAINKAQTGTPSWSAYPSIHAAYQLSGIIKSTPLSASPPAQLKQTFNHKLRPIAPKGKFYHGAVGVEAPQGQHQNVDIKKEKAGISDGKESQNIKFDLVENDDSDCQDDSSSSSKLDADCVNEGSEAIKGKLSPDFSDRGKTPSPSASNGRSTTSESLSDTPDILGINPLSALQSVLNNHLGKANKPNNSRVDKLSSHTKSIFADINRGGEKPALMLRDPVRNRPKNTFLYVTDDQPIDLTKSKHSKPSSSLLQPSTPMPQKYALSDIADMVKVLPKATTPKPSIPSRIPTMKLESDVRRFEDVSAEVYSVHKRKGRQSNWNPRHLLILQAQFASSLFLTSEGKYLLSDLGPQERMHISKFTGLSMTTISHWLANVKYQLRKTGGTKFLKNMDTGHPVFYCNDCASQFRSPTTFISHLESHLGFQIKDMCKMPIEHQTKVEEPELSKALNVRATEALVTEEDIDSKFKCKLCCRTFASNHAVKLHLSKTHSKSPDNHSQYVEMDRE, encoded by the coding sequence TGTACATGCCTGATGAAGACGCTCCTCTTCATGACCCTATCGCCGAGGAAGACGGCGAGAACGACACTCAAACCGAAGAAGAAAGCTCGGAGAAGACCAGCCCTAAAGTGTCCGACGACAGAGAGTTAGACAACAAGAGCACTAACAGTTATAGCAACCAGAATTCTCCCATTAGTGTCCTTTCCAATCAAGAGGCAGAGTTGGAGTCACGCCTTAGCGACAGCAGTGACAGACTCTCAGACTTCAAAACCTCCTCGCCACCTGAGAGCCAGAGGGATGAGGAAAGTCGTAGCTCCAAACATAAAGAGGAGACGGGAAGCAGCTTGGAGAAAATGAGGGCAGCCTATGCAAACTTCCTCTCTGATTCCTACTGGACGGGGATAGGAATGGACTTGAAAATAGGCAAAAACACCAGCAAAGCCAACTGTGACAGCACCAACGGAAGTACCAAGAGTGAATTTGACTGGCACCAGGATGCCCTCTCTAAGACCTTGCAGCAAACACTCTCCCCAAAGCCTGCATCCAAACCCAACCTCTTCAGCTCTGTGCACCTGTACAGGCAAAGCACCAAACCCTGTGGCTCAGTGTTCACGGGAGCCAGCCGATTTCGCTGTAAGGATTGTAGTGCTGCTTATGACACTCTGGTGGAGCTGACAGTCCACATGAACAAGAGTGGACACTACCAGGACAACAACCACAGCAAACAGAGTAATTCTTCTGCCTCATCCTCTAAATCTAGGAAACGAAATTTGCAAGATATGGAAGGGAAAGAGGATGCGCAGAAAGTTTTGAAGTGCATGTTCTGTGGCCATTCTTTTGACTCACTCCAGGATTTGAGCGTCCATATGATTAAAACTAAGCATTACCAAAAAGTGCCTTTAAAAGAGCCAATCCCAGTAATCACACCCAAATTATTGCCACCAGCAAAGAAACGGGCCTTTGAAACAGCAAGACCTTGCTCCCCTGACTCTACGACTGGTGTATCCGGTTACACTGAGGCACAACGGGCTGCGACCATTTCAAATGCTAACAATAATCGCTACGGCTATCAGAACGGAGCGAGTTACACGTGGCAATTTGAGACATGCAAGTCTCAGATTCTTAAATGCATGGAGTGCGGAAGCTCCCATGACACCCTTCAGCAACTCACCACACATATGATGGTCACTGGACACTTCATCAAAGTCACAAACTCAGCTTCTAAGAAGGGTAAACAATTAGCGCTTGACCCTCTGGCCATAGAAAAGATGCAGGGTTTAGCTGAGCCCGCTGCAGGTGAGACTGAGGGAGAAAAGGTGTCTCCCAAAAATTCTCCCCCTGGGAGCAGTGAGAAGGATAGCCAGGGGGAAGGTACATCAGACAAAGTGGAAGAAACCGAAGCTAAAGATGACAAGCTAGAGAGCGAGGATCAAAAGGCAGGCAATGGGGCTTTTAAGTACCCTTATCTCCGTGAGGAGGATCTCGAACAGGACTCAGGTGGAGGAGGGGACATTCTTAAATCTTTAGCCAACACAGTGGCCTCTGCCATCAATAAAGCTCAAACAGGGACACCAAGCTGGAGTGCCTACCCGAGCATTCATGCTGCCTATCAGCTCTCTGGGATCATCAAAAGCACCCCTCTCTCTGCATCTCCCCCTGCTCAGCTAAAGCAAACATTTAACCACAAGCTGAGACCGATTGCCCCAAAGGGGAAGTTTTACCACGGTGCTGTGGGAGTCGAGGCTCCCCAGGGACAGCATCAAAATGTGgacatcaaaaaagaaaaggctgGCATTAGCGATGGTAAAGAAAGTCAGAATATTAAGTTTGATCTGGTGGAGAATGATGACAGCGATTGTCAGGATgattcctcttcctcttcaaaGCTTGATGCAGACTGTGTGAATGAAGGGAGTGAAGCGATCAAAGGGAAGTTGAGCCCAGATTTCTCTGACAGAGGCAAGACACCGAGCCCCTCTGCCAGCAATGGACGCAGCACTACTTCAGAGTCTCTCAGTGACACTCCGGATATACTTGGCATAAACCCTCTTAGTGCACTGCAGTCAGTTCTGAACAATCATCTGGGCAAAGCAAATAAGCCCAATAACTCGAGAGTAGATAAACTATCTTCTCACACCAAGTCCATATTTGCTGACATTAACCGTGGCGGCGAGAAACCAGCTTTAATGCTCAGAGATCCTGTAAGAAATAGGCCTAAAAACACCTTTCTCTATGTCACTGATGACCAACCAATAGACCTGACGAAATCTAAACACAGCAAGCCGAGTTCCTCGCTACTACAGCCCTCCACCCCGATGCCGCAGAAATATGCTCTGTCCGACATCGCCGATATGGTTAAAGTTCTTCCAAAAGCCACCACGCCAAAACCCTCCATCCCATCAAGGATCCCAACGATGAAACTGGAATCAGATGTCAGGCGGTTTGAGGACGTGTCTGCCGAGGTGTACTCTGTCCACAAGCGTAAAGGTAGACAGTCAAACTGGAATCCTCGCCATCTTCTCATCTTGCAAGCTCAGTTTGCGTCCAGCCTCTTCCTGACCTCTGAGGGAAAATACTTACTCTCAGACCTCGGCCCTCAGGAGCGGATGCACATCTCCAAGTTCACTGGATTGTCCATGACCACCATAAGCCACTGGTTAGCAAATGTAAAATACCAACTGCGGAAAACTGGAGGGACCAAATTTCTCAAGAACATGGACACGGGCCACCCGGTCTTCTACTGCAATGACTGCGCTTCCCAGTTTAGGTCACCGACCACATTCATTTCCCATCTGGAATCCCATCTCGGGTTCCAAATCAAAGACATGTGCAAAATGCCGATAGAGCACCAGACGAAGGTAGAGGAGCCAGAACTGTCGAAGGCTCTCAATGTCAGAGCCACAGAGGCTCTGGTCACAGAGGAGGACATTGACTCAAAGTTCAAATGTAAGCTCTGCTGTCGGACATTTGCCAGTAATCACGCAGTCAAACTCCATTTGAGTAAAACTCACAGCAAATCCCCCGACAACCATTCACAATATGTGGAAATGGACAGGGAGTAG
- the LOC122982039 gene encoding teashirt homolog 2 isoform X2, with amino-acid sequence MDVYMPDEDAPLHDPIAEEDGENDTQTEEESSEKTSPKVSDDRELDNKSTNSYSNQNSPISVLSNQEAELESRLSDSSDRLSDFKTSSPPESQRDEESRSSKHKEETGSSLEKMRAAYANFLSDSYWTGIGMDLKIGKNTSKANCDSTNGSTKSEFDWHQDALSKTLQQTLSPKPASKPNLFSSVHLYRQSTKPCGSVFTGASRFRCKDCSAAYDTLVELTVHMNKSGHYQDNNHSKQSNSSASSSKSRKRNLQDMEGKEDAQKVLKCMFCGHSFDSLQDLSVHMIKTKHYQKVPLKEPIPVITPKLLPPAKKRAFETARPCSPDSTTGVSGYTEAQRAATISNANNNRYGYQNGASYTWQFETCKSQILKCMECGSSHDTLQQLTTHMMVTGHFIKVTNSASKKGKQLALDPLAIEKMQGLAEPAAGETEGEKVSPKNSPPGSSEKDSQGEGTSDKVEETEAKDDKLESEDQKAGNGAFKYPYLREEDLEQDSGGGGDILKSLANTVASAINKAQTGTPSWSAYPSIHAAYQLSGIIKSTPLSASPPAQLKQTFNHKLRPIAPKGKFYHGAVGVEAPQGQHQNVDIKKEKAGISDGKESQNIKFDLVENDDSDCQDDSSSSSKLDADCVNEGSEAIKGKLSPDFSDRGKTPSPSASNGRSTTSESLSDTPDILGINPLSALQSVLNNHLGKANKPNNSRVDKLSSHTKSIFADINRGGEKPALMLRDPVRNRPKNTFLYVTDDQPIDLTKSKHSKPSSSLLQPSTPMPQKYALSDIADMVKVLPKATTPKPSIPSRIPTMKLESDVRRFEDVSAEVYSVHKRKGRQSNWNPRHLLILQAQFASSLFLTSEGKYLLSDLGPQERMHISKFTGLSMTTISHWLANVKYQLRKTGGTKFLKNMDTGHPVFYCNDCASQFRSPTTFISHLESHLGFQIKDMCKMPIEHQTKVEEPELSKALNVRATEALVTEEDIDSKFKCKLCCRTFASNHAVKLHLSKTHSKSPDNHSQYVEMDRE; translated from the coding sequence TGTACATGCCTGATGAAGACGCTCCTCTTCATGACCCTATCGCCGAGGAAGACGGCGAGAACGACACTCAAACCGAAGAAGAAAGCTCGGAGAAGACCAGCCCTAAAGTGTCCGACGACAGAGAGTTAGACAACAAGAGCACTAACAGTTATAGCAACCAGAATTCTCCCATTAGTGTCCTTTCCAATCAAGAGGCAGAGTTGGAGTCACGCCTTAGCGACAGCAGTGACAGACTCTCAGACTTCAAAACCTCCTCGCCACCTGAGAGCCAGAGGGATGAGGAAAGTCGTAGCTCCAAACATAAAGAGGAGACGGGAAGCAGCTTGGAGAAAATGAGGGCAGCCTATGCAAACTTCCTCTCTGATTCCTACTGGACGGGGATAGGAATGGACTTGAAAATAGGCAAAAACACCAGCAAAGCCAACTGTGACAGCACCAACGGAAGTACCAAGAGTGAATTTGACTGGCACCAGGATGCCCTCTCTAAGACCTTGCAGCAAACACTCTCCCCAAAGCCTGCATCCAAACCCAACCTCTTCAGCTCTGTGCACCTGTACAGGCAAAGCACCAAACCCTGTGGCTCAGTGTTCACGGGAGCCAGCCGATTTCGCTGTAAGGATTGTAGTGCTGCTTATGACACTCTGGTGGAGCTGACAGTCCACATGAACAAGAGTGGACACTACCAGGACAACAACCACAGCAAACAGAGTAATTCTTCTGCCTCATCCTCTAAATCTAGGAAACGAAATTTGCAAGATATGGAAGGGAAAGAGGATGCGCAGAAAGTTTTGAAGTGCATGTTCTGTGGCCATTCTTTTGACTCACTCCAGGATTTGAGCGTCCATATGATTAAAACTAAGCATTACCAAAAAGTGCCTTTAAAAGAGCCAATCCCAGTAATCACACCCAAATTATTGCCACCAGCAAAGAAACGGGCCTTTGAAACAGCAAGACCTTGCTCCCCTGACTCTACGACTGGTGTATCCGGTTACACTGAGGCACAACGGGCTGCGACCATTTCAAATGCTAACAATAATCGCTACGGCTATCAGAACGGAGCGAGTTACACGTGGCAATTTGAGACATGCAAGTCTCAGATTCTTAAATGCATGGAGTGCGGAAGCTCCCATGACACCCTTCAGCAACTCACCACACATATGATGGTCACTGGACACTTCATCAAAGTCACAAACTCAGCTTCTAAGAAGGGTAAACAATTAGCGCTTGACCCTCTGGCCATAGAAAAGATGCAGGGTTTAGCTGAGCCCGCTGCAGGTGAGACTGAGGGAGAAAAGGTGTCTCCCAAAAATTCTCCCCCTGGGAGCAGTGAGAAGGATAGCCAGGGGGAAGGTACATCAGACAAAGTGGAAGAAACCGAAGCTAAAGATGACAAGCTAGAGAGCGAGGATCAAAAGGCAGGCAATGGGGCTTTTAAGTACCCTTATCTCCGTGAGGAGGATCTCGAACAGGACTCAGGTGGAGGAGGGGACATTCTTAAATCTTTAGCCAACACAGTGGCCTCTGCCATCAATAAAGCTCAAACAGGGACACCAAGCTGGAGTGCCTACCCGAGCATTCATGCTGCCTATCAGCTCTCTGGGATCATCAAAAGCACCCCTCTCTCTGCATCTCCCCCTGCTCAGCTAAAGCAAACATTTAACCACAAGCTGAGACCGATTGCCCCAAAGGGGAAGTTTTACCACGGTGCTGTGGGAGTCGAGGCTCCCCAGGGACAGCATCAAAATGTGgacatcaaaaaagaaaaggctgGCATTAGCGATGGTAAAGAAAGTCAGAATATTAAGTTTGATCTGGTGGAGAATGATGACAGCGATTGTCAGGATgattcctcttcctcttcaaaGCTTGATGCAGACTGTGTGAATGAAGGGAGTGAAGCGATCAAAGGGAAGTTGAGCCCAGATTTCTCTGACAGAGGCAAGACACCGAGCCCCTCTGCCAGCAATGGACGCAGCACTACTTCAGAGTCTCTCAGTGACACTCCGGATATACTTGGCATAAACCCTCTTAGTGCACTGCAGTCAGTTCTGAACAATCATCTGGGCAAAGCAAATAAGCCCAATAACTCGAGAGTAGATAAACTATCTTCTCACACCAAGTCCATATTTGCTGACATTAACCGTGGCGGCGAGAAACCAGCTTTAATGCTCAGAGATCCTGTAAGAAATAGGCCTAAAAACACCTTTCTCTATGTCACTGATGACCAACCAATAGACCTGACGAAATCTAAACACAGCAAGCCGAGTTCCTCGCTACTACAGCCCTCCACCCCGATGCCGCAGAAATATGCTCTGTCCGACATCGCCGATATGGTTAAAGTTCTTCCAAAAGCCACCACGCCAAAACCCTCCATCCCATCAAGGATCCCAACGATGAAACTGGAATCAGATGTCAGGCGGTTTGAGGACGTGTCTGCCGAGGTGTACTCTGTCCACAAGCGTAAAGGTAGACAGTCAAACTGGAATCCTCGCCATCTTCTCATCTTGCAAGCTCAGTTTGCGTCCAGCCTCTTCCTGACCTCTGAGGGAAAATACTTACTCTCAGACCTCGGCCCTCAGGAGCGGATGCACATCTCCAAGTTCACTGGATTGTCCATGACCACCATAAGCCACTGGTTAGCAAATGTAAAATACCAACTGCGGAAAACTGGAGGGACCAAATTTCTCAAGAACATGGACACGGGCCACCCGGTCTTCTACTGCAATGACTGCGCTTCCCAGTTTAGGTCACCGACCACATTCATTTCCCATCTGGAATCCCATCTCGGGTTCCAAATCAAAGACATGTGCAAAATGCCGATAGAGCACCAGACGAAGGTAGAGGAGCCAGAACTGTCGAAGGCTCTCAATGTCAGAGCCACAGAGGCTCTGGTCACAGAGGAGGACATTGACTCAAAGTTCAAATGTAAGCTCTGCTGTCGGACATTTGCCAGTAATCACGCAGTCAAACTCCATTTGAGTAAAACTCACAGCAAATCCCCCGACAACCATTCACAATATGTGGAAATGGACAGGGAGTAG